A single genomic interval of Armigeres subalbatus isolate Guangzhou_Male chromosome 1, GZ_Asu_2, whole genome shotgun sequence harbors:
- the LOC134207395 gene encoding uncharacterized protein LOC134207395 — MCSSSKAYSRTRLELSAAVLGARLSKSVVENHTLLINRKVFWSDSCTFLSWLRSDPRKYRQFVAFRLTEIHDLTQVDEWRWVPSRSNVADEATKWGKGPNIASDSRWFQAPEFLYQNPEKWPKQSPKIPETEEELRPLHLHQGVLGDKLVQFGRFSKWERLVRAVAYVHRFINNLRCRIEKQAPDITEWLNRDEMLKAESTIFKQIQAESYGDELTILKKNRKLPAGEQLKIEKASRMYKLSPFLDEQEVIRMDGRISSAQQVSFDFKFPVILPKGHGGTKLIVDWYHRQFKHCNGETAVNEKYHISELRVTLKQAGKQCQWCKIYKAIPSVPRMAPLPQARTVSHVRPFTYVGVDYFGPMLIKQGRSGVKRWVSLFTCLTIRAVHLEVVHSLTTESCKMAVRRFIARRGAPREIFSDRGTNFVGASRDLKEELKKINDNLASTFTNTDTQWRFNPPSTPHMGGSWERMVRSVTSALASISTGGKPDDETLRTFLIEAESIVNSRPLTYLPIDSEEQKALTPNCFLMLSTSGVKHPAGEPIVERAGARCNWDLCKRLLDTFWGRWVKEYLPTITKRTKWFKDYKPVEVGDLVVVVEDRVRNGWLRGRVLRVFPGRDGRVRNAEVETASAGVVVRSVAKLAVLKIGGTAEADFEQYGRGVVTNDEKPAPRCDRVTRSARNRRPQ; from the exons ATGTGTTCGTCTTCCAAGGCGTATTCAAGGACGAG GCTAGAATTATCAGCAGCCGTTCTTGGAGCCAGGCTGTCGAAATCCGTGGTGGAGAACCACACACTTCTCATCAATCGCAAAGTATTTTGGAGTGATTCTTGTACGTTCCTTTCTTGGTTGCGGTCGGACCCTCGCAAGTATCGCCAGTTCGTTGCCTTCAGGCTGACGGAAATCCACGATCTTACACAGGTTGATGAGTGGCGCTGGGTACCATCCCGTTCAAACGTTGCCGACGAAGCCACCAAATGGGGCAAAGGACCGAATATCGCCTCCGACAGTCGGTGGTTCCAAGCTCCAGAGTTCCTGTACCAAAATCCCGAAAAGTGGCCCAAGCAATCACCGAAAATACCTGAGACAGAAGAGGAGCTTCGCCCGCTTCACCTGCACCAAGGCGTCCTCGGAGATAAACTGGTGCAGTTTGGAAGATTCTCAAAATGGGAACGTCTCGTTCGTGCGGTGGCCTACGTTCACCGATTCATCAACAACCTCCGCTGTAGAATTGAGAAGCAAGCACCAGATATAACGGAGTGGCTGAACCGGGACGAAATGCTCAAAGCTGAGTCCACTATTTTCAAGCAGATCCAAGCAGAATCCTACGGAGATGAGCTCACTATCCTCAAGAAAAATCGAAAGCTGCCCGCTGGAGAACAGTTGAAAATCGAGAAGGCTAGCAGGATGTACAAACTTTCCCCTTTTTTGGACGAACAGGAAGTCATACGGATGGATGGTCGAATTTCAAGCGCACAGCAGGTTTCGTTCGACTTCAAGTTTCCCGTGATCCTGCCGAAAGGACACGGTGGAACTAAGCTCATCGTTGACTGGTATCATCGCCAATTCAAACATTGCAACGGCGAAACTGCGGTGAATGAAAAGTATCACATTTCAGAGTTAAGAGTTACGCTCAAGCAAGCTGGAAAGCAGTGTCAGTGGTGTAAAATCTACAAAGCAATTCCCAGTGTCCCGAGAATGGCTCCATTGCCGCAGGCTAGAACGGTGTCCCACGTTCGACCGTTCACCTACGTTGGCGTGGACTACTTCGGGCCGATGTTGATCAAGCAGGGACGCAGCGGGGTGAAGCGATGGGTTTCACTATTCACCTGCCTGACCATTCGAGCGGTGCATCTGGAGGTGGTTCATAGTCTGACGACGGAGTCCTGCAAGATGGCGGTTAGGCGATTCATCGCACGGAGGGGGGCTCCAAGGGAGATCTTCAGCGATCGGGGAACAAACTTCGTGGGAGCAAGCCGTGATCTGAAGGAAGAGCTGAAGAAAATCAATGACAACCTCGCCAGCACGTTCACCAATACGGACACGCAGTGGCGTTTTAATCCTCCATCGACGCCGCACATGGGGGGGTCTTGGGAACGCATGGTTCGGTCGGTCACAAGCGCGCTGGCATCAATTTCCACCGGAGGCAAGCCGGACGATGAAACTCTTCGTACATTTCTGATCGAGGCTGAGTCGATAGTGAACTCGAGGCCACTAACTTATTTGCCAATCGATTCCGAAGAACAAAAAGCACTTACCCCTAATTGCTTTCTAATGCTGAGTACTAGCGGAGTAAAGCACCCTGCTGGAGAACCAATCGTTGAACGTGCAGGGGCGCGCTGCAACTGGGACCTGTGTAAACGACTGCTGGACACGTTCTGGGGTCGCTGGGTCAAGGAGTACCTCCCTACGATCACCAAGCGTACGAAGTGGTTCAAGGATTACAAGCCCGTTGAAGTTGGAGACTTAGTGGTAGTAGTCGAAGATCGAGTTCGTAACGGATGGCTGAGAGGGCGTGTGCTACGTGTATTTCCAGGACGTGACGGGCGCGTCCGGAATGCTGAAGTGGAGACAGCCAGTGCAGGAGTGGTCGTTCGTTCAGTCGCCAAGCTGGCTGTTCTGAAGATCGGTGGTACCGCTGAAGCAGACTTCGAGCAATACGGGCGGGGGGTTGTTACGAACGACGAGAAACCAGCACCCCGGTGCGACAGGGTTACTCGATCGGCCAGAAATAGGAGACCACAGTAG